One window of Aliarcobacter lanthieri genomic DNA carries:
- a CDS encoding FecR family protein: MINIDEQAIYWLIKEKEGLNPNEKKELDNWLEIDPSHRKSYNSNKLLRQRFIELPNSMKEKLIEKANKGATKTRFIEKTKKFAIAASIFLCIGFGVDYYFIPTYSQSFVSIKDMQNTVTLPDDSKIALDVHSNMNINYYKSSRDIELLEGRAVFYVEKDKQRPFIVKTKDIQIEVVGTAFEVSNFDDDININVKEGTVKVSFDKKYIYLNKGDKIDINKDKKLEVSKVEVDYIATWETGFLNFNKIPLEEVLKEFSRYTDINVQFQDEKVSNTQITGNFAINDFDKFLLALPKIYSIKVDKNENNLRFSRK; the protein is encoded by the coding sequence ATGATAAATATTGATGAACAAGCTATTTATTGGCTTATAAAAGAAAAAGAAGGATTAAATCCAAATGAAAAAAAAGAGCTAGACAATTGGTTAGAAATAGATCCATCTCATAGAAAATCTTATAATTCAAATAAACTATTAAGACAAAGATTTATAGAACTTCCAAACAGTATGAAAGAAAAACTAATAGAGAAAGCAAATAAAGGTGCAACAAAAACAAGATTTATAGAAAAAACTAAAAAATTTGCTATTGCTGCTTCTATTTTTCTCTGTATTGGATTTGGAGTAGATTATTATTTTATTCCTACATATTCACAAAGTTTTGTTTCAATAAAAGATATGCAAAATACTGTAACTCTTCCTGATGACTCAAAAATAGCTTTAGATGTACACTCAAATATGAATATCAATTATTATAAAAGTAGTAGAGATATAGAATTATTAGAGGGAAGGGCAGTTTTTTATGTTGAAAAAGACAAACAAAGACCATTTATCGTAAAAACAAAAGATATTCAAATAGAAGTAGTTGGAACAGCTTTTGAAGTATCAAATTTTGATGATGATATCAATATAAATGTAAAAGAAGGAACTGTAAAAGTATCTTTTGATAAAAAATATATCTATTTAAATAAAGGAGATAAAATAGATATAAATAAAGATAAAAAATTGGAAGTTTCAAAAGTAGAGGTAGATTATATAGCAACTTGGGAAACTGGTTTTTTAAATTTCAATAAAATACCTTTAGAAGAAGTTTTAAAAGAATTTTCAAGATATACAGATATAAATGTACAGTTTCAAGATGAAAAAGTTTCAAATACACAAATAACTGGAAACTTTGCAATCAATGATTTTGATAAATTTTTATTAGCTTTACCAAAGATATACTCTATAAAAGTTGATAAAAATGAAAATAATTTAAGATTTTCAAGAAAATAA
- a CDS encoding TonB-dependent siderophore receptor, producing MTKFKSVIIAPALAFLLTTSLNAEQFSITNLSLKQAIEEISKKSNMPYMVDGKLLEGKKAPNINNIEGVENALNEILKGSGLEATIENNTILISPTQGAIKVINGTYILDDVSVKSTFGSTTENTNSYTTGSMNTSTKLDLSIRETPQSVKVLTREYLDDTNITSYQELFDNITGVTTNRMDERIQPTARSFEVDYYLIDGIPSVMGLSERDPDLIIYDRVELVKGANGLMTGAGNPGLGINFIRKHANSKVFKGDINLSAGSWDNYSATLDVQTPLNSDGTIRARLVAKHQDSKSFLDHYEKQKDTFYGVVDMDLTDTTFLSLGASYEKLNRDWVKWVGLPAFYTDGTRTNFDRSTNISSDWTYWNSETTTIYAKATQYLYEDISLNINYLYKEYTPETALFFFGGKVDKQTSLGNGFFSLSSVESKSKENNIDIYASIPFKLGGLDHEIVTGFMYNKNELVKRKLGTPVLSSKNLYFNNINIPLATPIIRNRNGDLDETIQTGIYLAGKFSLMEDLKLITGVRVSDWEYKNKTTGAGNREFNNEITPYAGLVYDIDEHHSVYASYTDIFKTQTSKDINDQYLDPIVGKNYETGIKGEYFDKRLNTALSIFRVEQDGVATEDESGPNIVTGGTAFKAAKGVVSKGVEFDISGEITDNWNLSFGIANFEAKDAQDEKFETSSSRTTANLFTKYKINKDFAIGGGLNYKSKIYSGSGAKQITQDAYILANIMASYDVTKDLKLQLNINNLFDKKYYSGIGSNNMHYGEPRSFAVNMRYSF from the coding sequence ATGACAAAGTTTAAATCAGTTATTATTGCTCCTGCATTAGCTTTTCTTTTAACTACAAGCTTAAATGCAGAGCAATTTTCAATCACAAACTTATCTTTAAAACAGGCGATAGAAGAGATAAGTAAAAAATCAAATATGCCATATATGGTAGATGGAAAGCTACTAGAAGGTAAAAAAGCACCAAATATAAACAATATTGAAGGTGTAGAAAATGCTTTAAATGAAATTCTAAAAGGTAGTGGATTAGAAGCTACTATTGAAAATAATACTATTTTAATAAGTCCTACTCAAGGAGCTATAAAAGTTATAAATGGGACTTATATACTTGATGATGTTTCTGTAAAAAGTACTTTTGGAAGTACAACAGAAAATACAAATTCATATACAACAGGTAGTATGAATACTTCTACAAAATTAGATTTATCAATAAGAGAGACTCCACAATCAGTAAAAGTTTTAACAAGAGAATATTTAGATGATACAAATATCACTTCATACCAAGAGTTATTTGATAATATTACAGGTGTAACTACAAATAGAATGGATGAAAGAATACAACCAACCGCAAGGTCATTTGAAGTAGATTATTATCTTATTGATGGAATTCCAAGTGTAATGGGATTATCAGAAAGAGACCCAGATTTAATTATTTATGATAGAGTAGAACTTGTAAAAGGTGCAAATGGGCTTATGACAGGTGCTGGTAACCCTGGACTTGGAATAAATTTTATACGAAAACATGCAAATAGTAAAGTATTTAAAGGAGATATAAATTTATCTGCTGGTTCTTGGGATAATTATAGTGCAACTTTAGATGTGCAAACTCCATTAAATTCTGATGGAACTATAAGAGCTAGACTTGTAGCAAAGCATCAAGATAGTAAATCTTTTTTAGATCATTATGAAAAACAAAAAGATACTTTTTATGGTGTAGTTGATATGGATTTAACTGATACTACTTTTCTATCACTTGGTGCAAGCTATGAAAAACTTAATAGAGATTGGGTAAAATGGGTGGGATTACCTGCTTTTTATACTGATGGTACTAGAACAAATTTTGATAGATCAACAAATATCAGTTCAGATTGGACTTATTGGAATAGTGAGACTACAACAATATACGCAAAAGCAACACAATACTTATATGAGGATATTTCTTTAAATATAAATTATTTATACAAAGAATATACTCCTGAAACTGCCTTATTCTTTTTTGGTGGAAAAGTTGATAAACAAACAAGTTTAGGTAATGGATTCTTTTCTCTTTCATCAGTCGAGAGCAAATCAAAAGAGAATAATATTGATATTTATGCTTCTATTCCATTTAAACTTGGAGGATTAGACCATGAAATAGTGACTGGTTTTATGTATAATAAAAATGAATTAGTAAAAAGAAAATTAGGAACTCCTGTTTTAAGTAGTAAGAATTTATATTTTAATAATATAAATATTCCTTTAGCAACTCCAATTATTAGAAATAGAAATGGAGATTTAGATGAAACAATACAAACAGGAATATATTTAGCTGGTAAATTTTCTTTGATGGAAGATTTAAAACTTATTACTGGGGTTAGAGTTTCAGATTGGGAATATAAGAATAAAACTACTGGAGCTGGAAATAGAGAGTTTAATAATGAAATTACGCCTTATGCAGGGTTGGTTTATGATATAGATGAACATCATTCAGTTTATGCAAGTTATACAGATATATTTAAAACACAAACAAGTAAAGATATAAATGATCAATATCTTGACCCAATAGTAGGAAAAAACTATGAAACTGGTATTAAAGGTGAATATTTTGATAAAAGACTAAATACTGCATTATCTATATTTAGAGTAGAGCAAGATGGAGTTGCTACAGAAGATGAAAGTGGACCAAATATAGTTACTGGTGGAACAGCTTTTAAGGCTGCAAAAGGAGTTGTAAGTAAAGGAGTAGAGTTTGATATAAGTGGTGAAATAACTGATAACTGGAATCTTAGTTTTGGTATAGCAAACTTTGAAGCAAAAGATGCTCAAGATGAAAAATTTGAAACAAGTTCATCAAGAACAACTGCAAATTTATTTACAAAATATAAAATAAATAAAGATTTTGCTATTGGTGGTGGATTAAACTATAAAAGTAAGATTTATTCAGGAAGTGGAGCTAAGCAAATTACTCAAGATGCTTATATCTTAGCAAATATTATGGCTTCTTATGATGTAACAAAAGATTTAAAACTTCAGTTAAATATCAATAACTTATTTGATAAAAAATATTATTCTGGTATAGGCTCAAATAATATGCATTATGGAGAACCTAGAAGTTTTGCTGTTAATATGAGATATTCATTTTAA
- a CDS encoding virulence RhuM family protein, translated as MDNQTVWLNQNQLCELFDRDKSVISRHIKNVFIEKELEKFSTVANFATVQFEGEREVTRDVEYYNLDVIISVGYRVKSQKGVKFRQWATSILKSYIQNGYAKITEQRLLSLENDVNILKSKIKENKLEKDSGIFYDGQIFDSYSFVNDLLKLSKNEVILIDNYIDDTVFTLLSKYPNINFTIYTNNISKQLNLDFEKYKKQYKNISLKTFKNSHDRFLILDKKEIYHLGASLKDLGKKWFAFSKMSLDIDEILDKLI; from the coding sequence GTGGACAATCAAACAGTTTGGTTGAATCAAAACCAACTATGTGAGTTATTTGATAGAGATAAATCTGTTATTTCAAGACATATAAAAAATGTCTTTATTGAAAAAGAATTAGAGAAATTTTCAACTGTTGCAAATTTTGCAACAGTTCAATTTGAAGGGGAAAGAGAAGTAACAAGAGATGTAGAATATTACAATCTTGATGTAATAATTTCTGTTGGGTATAGAGTAAAATCTCAAAAAGGTGTGAAGTTTAGACAATGGGCAACATCTATTTTGAAGAGTTATATCCAAAATGGATATGCTAAAATAACTGAACAAAGATTATTATCATTAGAAAATGATGTAAATATTTTAAAATCTAAAATAAAAGAGAATAAACTTGAAAAAGATAGTGGAATATTTTATGATGGACAAATTTTTGATTCATACTCTTTTGTAAATGATTTATTGAAGTTATCAAAAAATGAAGTTATTTTGATAGATAACTATATAGATGATACAGTTTTTACTCTTTTGAGTAAATATCCAAATATAAATTTTACTATTTATACAAACAATATTTCAAAACAATTAAATTTAGATTTTGAAAAGTATAAAAAGCAATATAAAAATATATCTTTAAAAACTTTTAAAAATTCTCATGATAGATTTTTAATACTTGATAAAAAAGAGATATATCATTTGGGTGCTAGTTTAAAAGATTTGGGCAAAAAATGGTTCGCTTTTTCAAAAATGAGTTTAGATATAGATGAGATTTTAGATAAATTGATATAG
- a CDS encoding Crp/Fnr family transcriptional regulator, translating into MNITDNEIFNSLRDTLSSYYPISNESWEEFKKICKIKYIKKNEYAFDLYDEVNEISYVYKGLFRTFSLNENGEEYTKSFFWETRFYGPMVALLYKKPLNSAVQAIEDSIVIDINHNKYRELLMKYDDIKMYHIFYLEKHWVLHKDDTGLSLVLEDAHKRYERFKNEFGHIISRIPQYQIASYLGISPTHLSRIRKKFK; encoded by the coding sequence ATGAATATAACTGATAATGAAATTTTTAATTCTTTAAGAGACACTTTAAGCTCTTATTATCCTATTTCAAATGAATCATGGGAAGAATTTAAAAAAATATGTAAAATTAAATATATAAAAAAGAATGAATATGCTTTTGATTTATATGATGAAGTAAATGAAATAAGTTATGTATATAAAGGCTTATTTAGGACATTTTCTTTAAATGAAAATGGAGAAGAATATACAAAAAGTTTTTTTTGGGAAACTAGATTTTATGGTCCTATGGTTGCATTATTGTATAAAAAACCTTTAAATTCAGCTGTTCAAGCAATAGAAGACTCTATTGTAATAGATATAAATCATAATAAATATAGAGAGCTTTTGATGAAATATGATGATATAAAAATGTATCATATTTTTTATTTAGAAAAACATTGGGTATTACATAAAGATGATACTGGTCTTTCTTTAGTTTTAGAAGATGCACACAAAAGATATGAACGATTTAAAAATGAATTTGGACATATCATTTCAAGAATACCCCAATACCAAATTGCTTCTTATCTAGGTATATCTCCTACTCATTTAAGTAGAATAAGAAAAAAATTTAAGTAA
- a CDS encoding DMT family transporter — MQKNTNAHLLILFATFLSGGSFIITQKLTGGISPYSITLLRFTISFLILLPFVFMKKEYRKNLLSTFKRAMIISFFYAAFFIGMFIALEYTTALNTGTIFTFVPLITAIFSIFAFGQKIALRKYFIYFIGIIGTSLVVFKGDIDMFFSLSLNKGDIIFFISIIFIALYSISAKYFYRKDDNILVLVFMTLVGGSIWMAMAIFILNISLEWDKIDSKQFLYIGYLSIAATLITAYLYQKTNIVLGPKKVMAYTYLTPATIALLSFIFEFKLINIWMFIGILISSLITIVLLKGE; from the coding sequence ATGCAAAAAAATACAAACGCACATCTTTTAATATTATTTGCAACTTTTTTATCTGGTGGTTCTTTTATAATTACGCAAAAATTAACAGGAGGAATAAGTCCATATTCTATAACATTACTTAGGTTTACAATTTCATTTTTAATTCTTTTACCTTTTGTATTTATGAAAAAAGAGTATAGAAAAAATCTTCTATCTACTTTTAAAAGAGCTATGATTATTAGCTTCTTTTATGCAGCTTTCTTTATAGGAATGTTTATTGCTTTAGAATATACAACAGCATTAAATACTGGTACTATTTTTACTTTTGTACCTTTAATAACAGCAATATTTTCTATATTTGCTTTTGGTCAAAAAATAGCTTTAAGAAAATATTTTATATATTTTATTGGTATTATAGGTACATCTTTGGTAGTATTCAAAGGTGATATAGATATGTTTTTTTCTTTATCACTTAACAAAGGTGATATTATATTTTTTATTTCAATTATATTTATAGCTTTATATTCAATTTCTGCTAAATATTTTTATAGAAAAGATGACAATATATTGGTTCTTGTATTTATGACTTTGGTTGGAGGTTCTATTTGGATGGCTATGGCTATTTTTATTCTAAATATTTCTTTAGAATGGGATAAAATAGATAGTAAACAATTTTTATATATAGGATACTTAAGTATAGCAGCAACTTTAATAACTGCATATTTATATCAAAAAACGAATATTGTATTAGGACCAAAAAAAGTTATGGCATATACTTATTTAACTCCTGCAACTATTGCTCTTTTATCTTTTATTTTTGAGTTTAAACTTATAAATATTTGGATGTTTATAGGGATTTTAATATCTTCATTAATAACTATTGTATTATTAAAAGGAGAGTAG
- a CDS encoding winged helix-turn-helix transcriptional regulator produces the protein MIELNGIKYECPSQIPMDLADDKWKFLILWNLSTKPLRISELSEKISDISQRTLSRKLKALEEVALVNRIVFPEVPPKVEYSLTIHGERLLEVFDMMSKWGEQYAKDMGAIIN, from the coding sequence ATGATTGAATTAAATGGAATAAAATATGAATGTCCAAGCCAAATTCCTATGGATTTAGCTGATGACAAATGGAAGTTCTTAATTCTTTGGAATCTATCTACAAAACCATTAAGAATTAGTGAATTATCAGAAAAGATAAGTGATATTTCTCAAAGAACTTTAAGTAGAAAATTAAAAGCTTTAGAAGAAGTTGCTTTAGTAAATAGAATTGTTTTCCCCGAAGTACCACCAAAAGTTGAATACTCTTTAACAATCCATGGAGAAAGATTACTCGAAGTATTTGATATGATGAGTAAATGGGGTGAACAATATGCAAAAGATATGGGAGCTATTATAAATTAA
- a CDS encoding NAD(P)H-dependent oxidoreductase codes for MKKILINVVHPKLNSESRVNKTLVEFAKKEQNITINNLYEKYPDFKIDVKKEQELLLENDVIVFQFPMYWLSSPALLKEWLDMVLEYNFAFGEHYRLENKVLAIATSVGSGIAQYNANGSNKFTVEELLNSFEATANYVRMNYKKPFVTYETFVISDEKLQESAENYINYLQEL; via the coding sequence ATGAAAAAAATATTAATTAATGTTGTTCATCCAAAACTAAATAGTGAATCAAGAGTAAATAAAACTTTAGTTGAATTTGCCAAAAAAGAACAAAATATAACAATCAACAATCTTTATGAAAAATATCCAGATTTTAAAATTGATGTAAAAAAAGAACAAGAACTATTACTTGAAAATGATGTTATAGTTTTCCAATTTCCTATGTATTGGTTAAGTTCTCCAGCACTTTTAAAAGAGTGGTTAGATATGGTTTTAGAATATAATTTTGCTTTTGGTGAACATTATAGATTAGAAAATAAAGTTTTAGCAATAGCTACAAGTGTTGGAAGTGGAATAGCTCAATATAATGCAAATGGAAGTAATAAATTTACAGTTGAAGAACTTTTAAATTCATTTGAAGCAACAGCAAATTATGTAAGAATGAACTATAAAAAACCTTTTGTTACTTATGAAACTTTTGTTATAAGTGATGAAAAACTACAAGAATCAGCAGAAAATTACATAAATTATTTACAAGAACTATAA
- a CDS encoding alpha/beta fold hydrolase produces the protein MQKSTNIDEICISYNIEGQGETIILLHGWPQTSYMWRKITPVLSKKFRVITLDLPGLGNSSVAKSYDTKNIATILNEFVKKLKIEKFHLVGHDIGAWVATTYCIYFKESLKSLTIIDAGIPGLIPDELFCLENTNKIWQFFFHSVEEIPEFLVKGREKEYISWYFNKKSYIKDAINEEDIQNYYLAYKDKMKNGFEYYRYFQESAKQNKVLTSKLDIKILAIGGEFALKEQVGVAMQKISNQVTTKVMENCGHYISEEQPEKLTKILIDFYRIL, from the coding sequence ATGCAAAAAAGTACAAATATCGATGAAATATGTATTTCATATAATATAGAAGGGCAAGGTGAGACTATAATTTTACTTCATGGTTGGCCACAAACTTCTTATATGTGGAGAAAAATTACTCCTGTTTTATCTAAAAAATTTAGAGTTATAACTTTAGATTTACCAGGACTTGGAAATAGTAGTGTTGCAAAAAGTTATGATACAAAGAATATAGCTACAATTTTAAACGAATTTGTAAAAAAGCTTAAAATAGAAAAATTTCATTTAGTTGGACATGATATTGGAGCTTGGGTTGCAACGACTTATTGTATATATTTTAAAGAAAGTTTAAAAAGTTTAACTATCATAGATGCAGGAATACCTGGGCTTATACCAGATGAACTTTTTTGTTTAGAAAATACAAATAAAATCTGGCAATTTTTCTTTCATAGTGTTGAAGAAATACCTGAATTTTTAGTAAAAGGTAGAGAAAAAGAGTACATTTCTTGGTATTTTAATAAGAAATCTTACATAAAAGATGCAATAAATGAAGAAGATATACAAAACTACTATTTAGCATATAAAGATAAAATGAAAAATGGCTTTGAGTATTATCGATATTTTCAAGAAAGTGCGAAACAAAATAAAGTTTTAACTTCAAAACTAGATATAAAAATCTTAGCTATTGGTGGTGAATTTGCATTGAAAGAACAAGTAGGAGTTGCTATGCAAAAAATATCTAATCAAGTTACAACTAAAGTTATGGAAAATTGTGGACATTATATATCAGAAGAACAGCCTGAAAAACTCACTAAAATACTAATAGATTTTTATAGAATTTTATAA
- a CDS encoding TetR/AcrR family transcriptional regulator, translating to MEKNTRQELINNTFDEIYTKGYQGASLTDILKNAKVHKGSMYHFFENKKEMAIASIKEKIYEKFVQRYSTILELEKDYLEAFIESLKDTSSRDFNKGCPIANIIQEMSNIDEDFKVLMKEIYEALKNNIKNILDKAVEKDEIKECDTKKLSLYIASTLEGAILSAKASGNIQDYLDVIDILSSYLLSLKNSI from the coding sequence ATGGAAAAAAATACAAGACAAGAATTGATAAACAATACATTTGATGAAATCTACACAAAAGGTTATCAAGGTGCTTCTTTAACGGATATTTTAAAAAATGCAAAAGTACATAAAGGTTCTATGTACCACTTTTTTGAAAATAAAAAAGAGATGGCAATAGCTTCAATAAAAGAGAAAATTTATGAAAAATTTGTACAAAGATACTCTACAATTTTAGAATTAGAAAAGGATTATTTAGAAGCTTTTATTGAAAGTTTAAAAGATACTTCTTCAAGAGATTTCAACAAAGGTTGTCCAATAGCAAATATTATACAGGAGATGTCAAATATTGATGAAGATTTTAAAGTTTTGATGAAAGAGATTTATGAAGCTTTAAAAAACAATATAAAAAATATTTTAGATAAAGCAGTTGAAAAAGACGAAATTAAAGAGTGTGATACAAAAAAACTTAGTTTATATATTGCTTCAACATTAGAAGGTGCTATTTTATCTGCAAAAGCCAGTGGAAATATACAAGATTATCTTGATGTAATAGATATTTTATCTTCTTATTTGCTAAGTTTAAAAAACAGTATTTAA
- a CDS encoding endonuclease MutS2 encodes MENLIKKLDLNDYITSFSKLFAREKSIILEGDINIHYKIISELSKYNINQPLNVENLDSQLMHIQKQGVLRVYEIYEFIKIINYFLYLKKFNFEGKLLEMMDKIIIPSDILKICEYFDDKANLKEGIDEDYDNIKQALYKNKEEIKQNLYKIINSSKIKPYLVDMQVHFINSEECLLVRGGFNHVLSGSVIDRSNAGFFYVVPHSVSDLKQKQNDLKNKQEEILFKLCKEISHIFEKNLLFLKFINKEFDKFDHYQARIFFSKIGDKNFILPSKNGENRLVDFCHPALSNPKPITIDFSKSVIMITGVNAGGKTMMLKSILSSIFLSKYLLPYNAHKSTVVSNFKSINAVLDDPQSVKNDISTFAGRMVEFSKLFEVKNAIVGVDEIELGTDSDEAASLFKVIIEDLIKNDIKIIITTHHKRLAALMASNPDVELIAALYDEENQRPTYDFLQGTIGKSYAFETALRYKIPLGVVKRAKEVYGEDKDRLNELIERSSELEREYKQKIAKLDEEISNMQRISNNLKDQKEKLDEHIYSEKSKLHKEYKDAREEAKKAIKAKLIKESHQHLNISHKKVQEIQVEKIQEPIEFKVGDRVKYRNTKGAIVSIKGNKAFIENDMGMKVQVQLSDLSRSGNPPPKIPTKKAIVTVQKPETGSIKLDLHGQKAEEAIENLDKFLSDALLAGFEEVLVYHGIGTGKLAFAVKEFLKKHPRVKGFEDAHPSSGGFGAKVIKL; translated from the coding sequence ATGGAAAATTTAATTAAAAAACTAGACTTAAATGACTATATAACAAGCTTTTCAAAACTTTTTGCTAGAGAAAAATCTATAATTTTAGAAGGTGATATAAATATTCACTACAAAATTATAAGTGAATTATCAAAATACAATATTAATCAACCTTTAAATGTAGAAAATTTAGATTCTCAACTTATGCATATACAAAAACAAGGTGTTTTAAGAGTTTATGAAATTTATGAATTTATAAAGATAATAAACTATTTTTTATATTTAAAAAAATTCAATTTTGAAGGAAAACTTCTTGAAATGATGGATAAAATCATCATTCCAAGTGATATTTTAAAAATTTGTGAATATTTTGATGATAAAGCAAATTTAAAAGAAGGAATTGATGAAGACTACGACAATATAAAACAAGCTCTTTATAAAAATAAAGAAGAGATAAAACAAAATCTTTATAAAATCATAAATTCTTCAAAAATAAAACCATATTTAGTAGATATGCAAGTTCATTTTATTAATAGTGAAGAGTGTTTATTAGTTCGTGGTGGTTTTAATCATGTACTTAGTGGAAGTGTAATTGACAGATCAAATGCAGGTTTTTTCTATGTTGTTCCACATAGTGTTAGTGATTTGAAACAAAAACAAAATGATTTAAAGAATAAACAAGAAGAAATTTTATTTAAACTTTGTAAAGAAATATCACATATTTTTGAAAAGAATCTACTATTTTTAAAGTTTATAAATAAAGAATTTGACAAATTTGATCACTACCAAGCTAGAATATTTTTCTCTAAAATTGGAGATAAAAATTTTATTTTACCTTCAAAAAATGGTGAAAATAGACTTGTTGATTTTTGTCATCCAGCTTTAAGTAATCCAAAACCAATAACTATTGATTTTTCTAAAAGTGTTATTATGATAACTGGAGTTAATGCTGGTGGAAAAACTATGATGTTAAAATCAATTTTAAGTTCAATTTTTCTATCAAAATATTTACTTCCATATAATGCACATAAAAGTACAGTCGTAAGCAATTTTAAATCTATAAATGCAGTTTTAGATGACCCACAAAGTGTTAAAAATGATATTTCAACATTTGCTGGAAGAATGGTAGAGTTTTCAAAACTTTTTGAAGTAAAAAATGCAATAGTTGGAGTTGATGAAATAGAGCTAGGAACTGATTCAGATGAAGCTGCAAGTTTATTTAAAGTAATAATTGAAGATTTAATAAAAAATGATATAAAAATCATCATAACTACTCACCATAAAAGACTAGCAGCACTTATGGCTTCAAATCCAGATGTTGAGTTGATAGCTGCTTTATATGATGAAGAAAATCAAAGACCTACTTATGATTTTTTACAAGGAACTATTGGAAAATCTTACGCATTTGAAACAGCTTTAAGATATAAAATTCCATTAGGAGTTGTAAAAAGAGCAAAAGAAGTTTATGGAGAAGATAAAGATAGATTAAATGAATTAATTGAAAGAAGTAGTGAATTAGAAAGAGAATATAAACAAAAGATAGCAAAACTTGATGAAGAAATATCTAATATGCAAAGAATTTCAAATAATTTAAAAGATCAGAAAGAAAAACTTGATGAACATATTTATAGTGAGAAATCAAAACTTCATAAAGAGTACAAAGATGCAAGAGAAGAAGCAAAAAAAGCTATAAAAGCAAAACTTATAAAAGAATCTCATCAACATCTAAATATTTCTCATAAAAAAGTCCAAGAAATACAAGTTGAAAAAATACAAGAACCTATCGAATTTAAAGTAGGGGATAGAGTAAAATATAGAAATACTAAAGGAGCTATTGTTTCTATAAAAGGGAATAAAGCTTTTATTGAAAATGATATGGGTATGAAAGTTCAAGTTCAACTTAGTGATTTAAGTAGAAGTGGAAATCCTCCACCAAAAATACCTACAAAAAAAGCTATTGTAACTGTGCAAAAACCTGAAACTGGAAGTATAAAATTAGATTTACATGGACAAAAAGCAGAAGAAGCTATCGAAAATCTTGATAAATTTTTAAGTGATGCATTACTTGCTGGATTTGAAGAAGTTTTAGTATATCATGGAATTGGTACTGGAAAACTAGCTTTTGCAGTAAAAGAATTTTTAAAAAAGCATCCAAG